The Streptomyces sp. NBC_01689 genome includes a window with the following:
- a CDS encoding PPOX class F420-dependent oxidoreductase — protein MAPNIATNTSVSRDELLDFVRPRHRAVLLTRRADGSPQGSPLTCGVDDAGRIVVSTYPERAKTRNAKRDERVSLIVLSDDWNGPWVQIDGTAEVIDSPDSVEPLVEYYRNIAGEHPDWDEYREAMRKQGKSIIRITPEKWGPVATGGFPARLSSQD, from the coding sequence ATGGCACCGAACATCGCGACGAACACCTCCGTATCCCGCGACGAACTGCTGGACTTCGTCCGCCCGCGCCACCGCGCCGTCCTGCTCACCCGCCGGGCCGACGGCAGCCCCCAGGGCTCGCCGTTGACCTGCGGGGTCGACGACGCCGGCCGCATCGTCGTCTCGACCTACCCCGAGCGCGCCAAGACCCGCAACGCCAAGCGGGACGAGCGCGTCAGCCTGATCGTGCTGAGCGACGACTGGAACGGGCCGTGGGTCCAGATCGACGGTACCGCCGAGGTCATCGACTCACCGGACTCCGTCGAACCCCTCGTCGAGTACTACCGGAACATCGCGGGCGAGCACCCGGACTGGGACGAGTACCGCGAGGCGATGCGCAAGCAGGGGAAGTCGATCATCCGGATCACCCCCGAGAAGTGGGGCCCGGTCGCGACGGGCGGCTTCCCGGCCCGGCTGTCGTCCCAGGACTGA